The nucleotide sequence CGGGGCCGACGGCCGAAATCACACTTCCGCGATAGTCATGCAGGTGCAGGTCGCCGTCGCGACCAGCTTGCCGCCGGCACTGTGTATCTCGCAGTCGAGAAAGCCGATGCGCAACCCGCGCTGCACCACCCGCGCCGTGGCGACGATCCGACCCAGCCGCACCGGGCGCATGAAATTCACCTTCAACTCAATGGTGGAAAAATCCTCCTCCGGCCGCAGTTGCCGACCGTAGGCCGTGCCCATTGCCGCATCCGCCAACGCCGCGATCACGCCGCCATGCACGCGCCCCATGGGGTTGGCGTGCTTGGCTTCCGCCTCCAGCGCGACCTCCGTCACGCCGGCGCGTTCAGGCGCGACTTGAAAGCCGATCAGGCGAGAGATCGGAGCATCCGCAAAGCGGTCGTCAGCGTTGGGTAGGGATTCAGCCATAGCGGCACCCGAACACGTTCCCGCGTTTTCGCAAACCTCCCCGTTACTCTCGCAGGAACATCGTGGAATCGCCCTCGTATCCGTCCGTTGGACTCACTACGATCGAACCCATGCCCCTAGATCCCCACGCGCAGTTTGAGCAACATGTGCTCGAAAACCTCGAATTCAGTCCCACCGGCGAAGTGCCCCACACGCCCGCCCATCAGGAGGCGCTCGCGCACTTGATCGCCGCGCACCAAGTCTACCCGTCCGCCGATCACGCGCATGGCCATGTGAGCGTGCGCACCTTGGCTGCCCTACCCGCTTTTTACGCGCACAACCTGGAGGCCGTGATCAAAGGCGAGGTCGCGGAAGCCGACCTCGAGTCGGACGAAAGCATCTTCGATCGCTACGTCGCGTCGTTGCCCGCATCGCTCCGCGAAGCTGCGGAAGTCAGCCGCTCCCTGGCGGTCGGACGGCGTCTGCTCCACCGCGCCAAACACGACGGCGAGATCGTCCACGATCCCGTGCACAGCCTGTTTCTCATTCCGGGTTGCGGTCCGCATCCCGGGTTGCCGGGCAACTACCTCCACGGCTCAATTTTCCAAGACCACATCGACGACCTCGCCGGAGCCTGGGCGCTGCATGTCCATGACCGCGACGACGGCGCCGCGACCTGCGAAGTGCCGACCCGTGAAGCCGCGTTGGAGAAACTGGAGGAGCTGCTCGCCAGCGCCCCGTTTCTCCTCAGCGAACTTGAAGCATTGGACTTCCAGATGAATTGAATCCGCCCGGAGGGAGCGGCCGCTAAAACTGCAAACGCTCCTCCGGCTGGTCATCCGGCGCGCCTTCATACGCGTGCACCGAACGCTCGGAATCCGCCCACAGCGGCAGGTTGTCCCGCCGCCCCAGGCTGCACTCCTTGATCGATTGTTGCACCTCGGGGTCCATCGCTTCGTTCATCAACCGGTCGAGGGCGGCATACGCCACGTCCTCCGGTGTTACTTTAATGGCACGGGCCAAACGATTGACCACATGACGTTCACCTGGCTCCAGATGGATTTTTAATCCGGACATAATAGCCTCCTAGTTTGGGATTGAGTGCAGCATACGCCTGCACCGGTAAAAGTCGATGCGGATCACGGGAAAGGACGCCGAATTCGACCGCCCGCAAATAGAGTTTCAAAATTCGCCGACAGCCCTCATCGCCAAGTCATGCCGTTTACTGCCTTGGGCTTGTCGACCCACTTGATCCGCGCGCTCTCCCAGCGCTCCTACGTCGCGCCCACCCCCGTGCAAACCGAGGCCATTCCCGCCATTCTACGCGGCGCCGACGTATGGGCGCAGGCGCAAACCGGCTCCGGCAAAACCGCCGCCTTTGCCCTGCCCTTGCTGCAACACGGCGCGGAAATCTCCCGTTCTTCCCGCCGCAACACGCCCGTGCTCGTGCTCGTGCCCACCCGCGAACTGGCCGCACAGGTCGCCCAGGCGTTCAGCGACTACGGACAATATCTCACCCGTCCTCCCAAGGTCATCACCGCCGCCGGGGGCGTATCGATCAATCCACAGATGATGGCGCTGGGCGGCGGGGCCGATGTCGTCGTCGCCACCCCCGGCCGCCTGCTCGATCTCGTTGACCACAACGCGGTGCATCTCGACGCCGTCGAAACGCTCGTTCTCGATGAGGCCGACCAACTGTTCGCTCTCGGCTTTGCCGACGAGCTCGGTCGCATTCTCGCGCTGCTGCCGGCCAAACGCCAGAACCTGCTGTTCTCCGCCACTTTCCCCGACGAGGTGACAGACCTCGCCACCGCGCTGCTGACCGACCCCGTCCGCATCACCATCGCATCCACTCCGGTCACGACCCCCGCGATCACGGAACGTGCCATTGAGGTCGACGCACCACGCCGCACCCAACTCCTCCGCCAACTGCTCGAAACGCACGATGGCTGGACCCGCGTGTTGGTTTTTGTCGCCACCAAATACTCCACCGGTCACGTCGCCGAAAAGCTCCGCCGCCTCGGCATCGAAGCCGGCTCGCTCCACGGCGAGTTGAGCCAAGGCGCCCGCACTCAAACGCTGGCCGACTTCGCCGCCGGGAAAATCCCCGTGCTCATCGCCACCGACCTCGCCGCCCGCGGCATCGACTTCACGCAACTCTCCGTCGTCATCAATTACGACCTGCCTCGCTCCGCGATCATCTACACCCATCGCATCGGCCGCACCGGCCGCGCGGGCGCAACGGGTGAAGCCATCAGCTTCGTCAGCGCCGCGACGTTTGAGTTGTTTCAACTCATCGAAAAACGCCTCAAACGCTTGATTCCCCGCGAACAAATCCCGGGTTTCGAACCCGCCGAAGTCGCGCCTCCGGAAGCACCGCGCACCGGCGGCGTCAAAGGCAAACGCAAGAGCAAGAAGGACAAGCTGCGCGAAGCCGCTGGCCTGCCTCCGGGCACGCCGCTCAACTCGCCGGGTGCAGCCGCGGCCACGCCCGCGTCATCGTCCGCGCCCCGGCCCAAACCCGCTTCCACCCCGCGGCCGACGAAGCCGAAATCGCGCCCCTCCAGACCACCGCGCGAAGACTCCGGCGGACGCGAGTCCACCCAGCTCGAATCCTCCGAAAACGCCTTCCGCTGGCACCGCGCCCCGCCCGGGCGCCGCCGACTTTGATGTCTGCAGTTCCGTCGCCGTCCGATTCCTGCCCGCATTGCGCTCTGCTCACCGACGGCAGCGTCCACCCCGCCACCGGCTTGGGGTTCGGCGGGTATCTGTGCGGTCGCAGCGCCGACTTGAGTATCGCGTCCGATTCGACGGCAGTGTGTCTGCGACGATTTAAAGCCACCACCGCCGCCCGTCTGGAATTGCAAACGCTGATCTGGGCTTTGCGCGAGATCCCTATCTGCGCTGGCGAGCTGGTCGTCTACACCGACTCGCAAACCATCGTCGGGCTCCCGTCCCGGCGCGGTCGTTTGGAACGCGCGGAGTATCGTTCCCGTCGCGGCACGTTGCTGAAACAACATGACTTGTATCGAGAATTCTATGACCTGTGCGATACCCGCCCCTTCACGATTAAGAAGATTCCGGGACATCAACCCACGACGGCAAAAACCGGTCTCGCCTCAGCCTTCTCACTCGTGGATCGAGCGACACGACGAGCGCTGCGCCAAGCCATCCCCACCGACACCGACACCAAAAATAATGGTGCCTAGAATGGTCCTTCGTCGAAAGCGCAGTTGATGCCGCGCTTAACTTGATGGCGCTGCAGACGCGTGACGGGGGCTGCTGCGCTCGCCGGGGTCGCGGGCCGAGCCGACATTCGGCTGCCCAAGGCCAGTCCGACCACCGCGGTGCCGGCCTGTTTGAACCATCCGCGCCGACCGACAGGTTGAATCAAAGGCTGTTCGTCAACGGTGGGTGCAGGTCGTTCCGGCATAACCCGAGTCGGGCATTCGCGCCGCGGCGGAGCAAGTCACAAAGAATTTTCAGAATCTTTCATTGCCGTGAGGATTGCCAACTCCCCCTCGCGGAAATGAGCGTGGACCCATGGGTGCTTACGATTTCAATTTCGATGTGCCGGCGGGCGAACGGTATCAGCCTTCCCCGGAACGCGTCGCCGCGTGGCAACGTCTTCTGCCGACGAAAAATTTCGGCTTCGCGCCCCCCATCACCGACCGCGCCGCGTGGGACCCGTGGCAATCAGACCCCTTCGGCCAACGCGTGCTGAGCGAAGCCCGCGAACTCGTCGCGGGCGGCTTTCCCGCCTACACCGACGCGACCTACCTCGATTGCCTCGAAACCGAGAGCGTCACTAAAATCAACGAAGTGCTGCCCATCGTGCGCACCCGCCAAGCCACCTTGTTGTTGGCCGAAGCCATTTTCGACCAAGGCGAGTTCCTCGGCGAAATCGGGGCGGACTTTGATCGGGTCGCCCAAGTCAGTTCCTGGGTGCACCCCAACAACGATCTCGAGCGTCGCAATCTCCGCCAGGAAACTCGCGAGATCGACTTGGTCACGGCCCACCACGCCGCCCACTATGCGGCCATGCTTCACGTGCTCGGCGCGCGGTTGCCCGAGGCTTTGCAACAGCGAATGCGGGCCGAACTGCACCTCCGCGCTTTCGAGCCGTTGCGTCGTCGGTTGGAAACCGGTCACGACGTCTACTGGTGGGTCGACGTCACCCACAACTGGAACTCCGTCTGCCTCGCCTGTCTCGTGCAAGCCGCGGCCGCCTGCCTGCCGGCGAACGAGCGCGCGTGGTGGTTCGCCACCGGAGAAATGTTGGTCAAATACTTCCGCGAGAGCTTCAACAACGACGGCTTCTGCACCGAGGGGGTCGGCTATTGGGGCTATGGCGTGAGCAACTACATCTTCATTTCCGAGATGTTTCGGTTGGGCACCGGTGGGCTGGTTGACCTGTTCGACGAACCCAAGATGTCGCGGGTCGCGCTGTTCCCCGATCGCTCCGAGATCGAACCCGGACTCTTTCCTACTTTCGCCGACTGCCGTCTCGGCACCAAGCCGCTCCTGTGGGCCCGGCACTGGTTGGACAACCGCCGCGGTGCCGCGTTGGAGACCTCAGCCGAGTTGCCCGGCACGCCCGACGCCTTCGCCACCATGCGCTTGGGCTCATTCTCTGAACCGACGCTCTGGATGTTTCACACCCACAACCCCAACGCGCCCCGCGGCACCCGCCGGCCCCTGGGGCTGCGCCATTGGTTCGAAGATTCGTCGCTACTCATTGCCCGCCCCGGCGCCACCACCGGCCGTCGCTTCTCCGGCACGTTTCTCGGGGGTAACAACGGCGTGAACCACAACCACAACGACCTGGGCACCTTCACGGTCTGCCTCGACGGGCGCGCCCTCATTGTGGATCCGGGCATGGAAACCTACAGCATGCGCACCTTCAGTGAGCACCGCTACGACAGCCAGTTGCTCAACTCCTACGGTCACCCCGTGCCCCGCGTGGCCGGTCGGTTGCAGGAGGCCGGAGCCGAGTGGCAAACCCGCGTGCTCGAAACCGAATTCACCGACGACGTTGACCGCGTGGTGTTCGATTTAAAACGCGCCTACGACGTTCCCACGCTCCGCCGTCTCGAACGCGAATTCATCTACGACCGCACCGGCGATGGCAGTATCTCGATTGTTGATACGGTCGAATTTTCCGAACCCGCGGACTTCGAATCCGTCCTGATCACTTTCGGCGAAGTCGATATCCAGGGAAACCGGATCGTCCTGCGTGATAGTGGCTCCGCCATCACCGCCGACGTGGAAATTACCGGTGCCAACCTCGCCATCGATACTGACACCATTAATCAACCGCCCCATCCTCAAAGACTGGCCCTCCGGTGCGACCGACCCGTCACGCACGCCGTCGTCCGCACGCACCTGCGGCCCCTCTAACCAGCAACGGTAGGGCGCACTCGCCGAGCGCGCCGCCACGCTGACGGATCCCAAAAGATATCGGCCAGCACGAAACCCAATCACCGCGCCGCCGCCCGCAGAGATCCCGCGCCCACCCCGTTCGCGGCCATCGCCCGGATCAGCGCGCGCCATTCCGGACGCCGCAGCGCGATGCCCAATGCCTCGGCCCCGGCGGCCCCAAGTTCGTTTTCCAGCCCCTCGTTGGTCGCGACATCCGCCAACTGATCAAGACTTGCTAGTCGCTCCGCCAAGCGTTGCGCCGCCGCGGGACCGACCCCGGGCAAACCCAGGCCCACCAACACGCGCTCCAGCGGTGCCGCGCGACTGGCTTCGATTGCACGCCAAAGTTTGGCCGCCGTCGCTGCACCAATTCCCGACACCGATTCAAGCGATTCCACCGTCAGCGCATACAAATCGGCCGGACTCCGCACCAAGCCCGCGTCGACCAGTTTTGCCACCGTCCCGGGACCGAGTCCGCGAATGTTCAAAGCGTTGCGGGAAGCGAAGTGTTCGATCCGTTGCACGACCTGCGCCTCACAGTCGAAATTCTCGCAGCGCAACTCATCGACACCCTGCACCGGCTGGTCACAGCTCGGGCAGCGTGATGGCAAACGCAGCGGCCGGGAATCCGGCCCCCGGCGATCACGCTCCACTCCGCCGATCGTGGGAATGATTTCACCCGCCTTCTCGACCCAGACCACATCGCCAATCCGCAAATCGCGCCGCCGGACCTCCGCCACGTTATGCAACGACGCTCGCGCGATGACAGTGCCACTCAACGATACCGGCCGAAACTCGGCCACCGGCGTCAGCGCCCCCGTCCGGCCGACCTGCCAAACCACCGCGGTCAGGGTCGTCTCCGCCCGGGGCGGCGCAAACTTCCGCGCCAATGCCCACCGGGGCGCGGTCGCCGCCAGACCCAACTTCCGTTGCAATGCCACGTCGTCGACTTTGATCACCACGCCATCCGTCGGATAACCCTCCGCGAGTGTCCTCACCGCGTGCACCACGCTTTCCATTTCAACCGACGAACGCGTTTCAGCAAAACGAGCGTCACGCACCGACGGCAACCCACGCGCCTCCAGCCACTGTTGAAACGCCATGACCGATGTCGGCTCGGATTCGGCGGGAGAAACCTCTCCCCAACCGTGAAAAACAATCGAAAGCGTGCGACTCGCGACCGCAGCCAGATCCTCCAGTTTGATCGCACCTGCGGCAACGCTCCGCGGATGACGAAACACGGCCTCTCCGTTCGCCACGCGCTCGCGATTCAACGCGGCGAACGCGGCATCCGTCAGATACACCTCGCCGCGCAGTTCAATGGTCTCGATCGGGACCTCATCGACGTCCCAACCAAACTCGTATCGCAAACCGCGTATCGCATTCACCTGCGCGGTCACGTCCTCGCCACTCTCTCCGTCACCCCGCGTGGCTGCGCGCATTAAATTTCCCCGGTGCAAAGTCACACTCACGGCGACGCCATCAAACTTGGGCTCGACGGCGAAGCGCACCGATTCGCCGCCCGCAGCCTCTTGGACCCGATCCATGAATTCGCCGACTTCGTCCGCCGAGTAAGCCTTGTCCAAACTCAGCATCGGGTGCTCATGCATCACCCGGTCAGTCGAGTTCCCACTCGAGTCATCCCCGATTGGGGACTCGTCAACAAGCAGGCCCGCTGCACGTTCCAAACGACGTAATTCTATCTTCAGCAGATCGTATTCATAATCCGTGATCTCCGGCGCAGCTTGGCGAAAGTAGAGGTCATCATGATGAGCGATCTCCGCCCGCAATGCATCAATCCGTTCCGAATCATCAACCGCTCCCGCCCCCAAAACCCACCCCAGCATCAAAATCAACCCAAGCCCAGCTCGTTTCGCGGCATACATACCCCTTAAAACGGAAACCCACCCGCCAATCTTTCAAAAATCTCACGTGAATGGGGTCATGTCGTTACTTGTTAACACTTCGCCCTCTGCGATGCAGATACACGCGCAACGACCCCGCACTCCCGACACGCAGCCGCTTCGCCAGCCATACAACTGGCGTCCCCAGTTCTCGACGCATTTTAAGCGCTGCATCGATTTTCCAACGCTCGTAGCCGGCGGTGAGATCCCTCGTCTCCCCATTCTCCCGACACAATTCCCGCAAGCGCCGATCCCAGCGAATCTCTTCCGCCTTTCGGCCCATAGTGTATTCCGAATTCGCCGAATCTTTGAGATTTGAAACCTGGAGCTGCGCCATCTCCGCTAGCCACGCATCATCTCCGATCGCCCAACCCTTTGACCAACTCGCGTCGACTTCAGCATCGTGATTCTCGCCTCCCGCCTCGCCCGCACGCGCTCGCAACGCGCTGATCAAGGCAGCCCAACCCTCCGGCGTATCCTCCAACCCCTTGCTTTGTAGCCAGGGTAGCGGATTTAGCCCTTTGAACCGCGGTCCTTTCCGCAACCGATTGAGGCTGCTCCAGCGAAAGGAGTGCATTTGGTCTGGATCAACGATTCGGGCGCGAACCGGATTGAGATGAATGTAGTCGCTCAACTCTCCCCACACCCATTCGTTTTGTAGCAAAATCGCCTTATAGCGGCCCTGGAACAGGTGCCCCGTCTCGTGGCGAAAGCGATTAAATCGACTCGCAAAGGTCACTTGGAGCCACTGCATCCCTCGAGACAAGTTGGGGTCGGGCGTGCGCAAAGCCAAATGAAAGTGGTTTCGCATCAACACGTAAGAACCCAACTCCCAACCAAAGCGGGTGGTGGCTTCCTCCAGCACCTGGATGAACGACTCCGCCGCCCCCGCCGAGTCGAACAGATCTCGCCGGTAGTTTCCCCGATTGATCACATGGTAGATCGCTCCCGGGTATTCAATGCGTGGCATTCGCGCCATACCTTACACCTTAGCAATCCACCCACCCGACTCAAGTGTTAACAAGTAACGACATGACCCCGTCGGATTGCCTCCCGTCGGATTGCCGTTCGCCTGGTGGGCAAAGCGGGATGATCCATCCGGGGCGGCTAAAACACACAAAACACGACATGACATGACCCCGTCGGATTGGCCTCGCCATAGCTGATTATTCAGACTGATCTCTCATTCGTGTTCAACACACAAAACACGACATGACCCCGTCGTATTGGCCACTGCGGAATTTAGGATTAATCTAACAACTGCACTTCGCTACCCTTTTGCCTGAAGTCGTTAAGTTCCCTAATAAATTGAATCATATCATCGGGAATCATATTCCGCTTCAAACCGGCCAAAAGACTAGCGACGCTTATATGGACAGAATAATTTTCCTGAAGCCTCCCATTGATTCGGGAGATTGCTTCTTTTCCTGAAACTACTTTCACTCTGCCATCAAACTCCTTCCAATTCTGCTCGAACTCTCTGGTCGATTCGAGATCACAGGTAGAAGAGTCCTTCCCCGGACATTCCGCACGGCAGTAGTCACGATAAGATTTTTGATACTGGACTTGGGTCTCAATACGAATCTCCTCAAGCGAGTCGCCAACAACCTCCAAAACTTGATACTCAACGAGAGGACTTAAGTTATATCGCCTTCTCTCTGCATTCACAACCAGCAAGAGTAATTCAGGAATTAACAAATAGTTCTCAATCTCCTTCCTCTGTAATATGGAAACCAACGAAGCTACCTTCTTAAGCGCATTCTCAATCTTTCGAACTTCAGCGGAACATCGATAATCTCGATCAAAGAGAACCGCCTTTTCTAGTCGCATCCCAAGCGTGGCCTCTACCCCTTCGGAAAAATCCCTGACTTTGGGGGGATTGAAGCCATGAACTGGAACTACAGCGAAATCTGACCTGTTCGCGATTTTTGCGAAGCGAAGCACACGAGCAATCCCTGCGATAATTGTAAAATCTTTTCCTTCTACATATAGAACCCTTCTGCATTTTGCGATTTGTGTAAGCGTCGGATTGGCGTTTGACCCAAGAACACTAAATATTTCTTGGATCTCCTTTACATTTCTCACCGCACGCGCCGCTTTCCTATATTTATTGATATTTAAAATATTTCTCGGATCCACTTCTGAAATGATTTCAGTGGAATGAGTCGCCAAGATCACACGGCAGTTTCGATCTCGGAGAATATTCACCAGTTGCCGCTGAAGGTCAGAATGTAGATAAATATCCGGCTCATCGATAATAAGATGAGCTCCTTCCTGCGCTTGAACTAAATGTGTGAGCATCTGACACCACACTTGAAATCCAAAACCTGCCCAAAATATTTCTCGAGGATACCGATCCTCGGGGCAAAACATGTGAAGCATCGGCTTTTGCCCTGAATCGTTCCGCTCCGGCCTTTGAATATCCATGCCTGGCCAGGTCGTAACCAAAAGACTTCGAAACTCCTCAAAATTTTCGGGATAGTGATACCAAATGTTTCTGAAGTTTCTCGATCCAAAAGGAGAGCGAAGCGCCAATCGAGCGGCTTCTTTCTGATAAAGCAACTCATTATGTTCGACCGGACCCAATATTGGAACAATGACAATCGAGAGATCAAATTCCCGCTTAAAATTCGCTACGGATCTTATTGCTCGTTTCGCCTCTGGAATTAATGAACAAATTCCCCGCTCTGGGAACACCAGTCGGAGGCTATTTCCATTATCTATTTTGAAGATGATGCTAGCAGGTTCTGAGTCATCATAGTTGTAGAATACATTTTCTGTTGAAACTGGCATTCCCTCTAAATCAATCCGGTAACCAAATTCACCACTATCTCCATTGGGAACCCATTCTGGTTTTCTGGAGTAAGCCTTCTTCAGCGCCTCGCTTAAGAGTCGAAACGCACCAAGAACCGTAGATTTTCCGGCATTATTCGGTCCCACCAAAACACTAAAATCGGCGATTCGCACACTATAATGGCGAAACGCTTTGTATCTTCTAAACTCAATTAGCGTAATGTGATTTGCCATGGGATAAAATATGAAAATTGTTGGTGACTGGTAAGTCTCCGTAACTCGCTGCCTAATAACACTAGCGACTTTCTGATTGAATCACGACCACTGCCTTTTGCTAAAACGAACGAACTGGGGGTAGATATTTCAGTGGTGCAAAAAAAGGCCCGGCTTTTTGCCGGGCCTTTTAGGTGTCCGGACGGGGTCATGTCGTGTTTTGTTTGTTTTCCGGACGGAACGCGGGGACTTTCTCGTAGAGGAAAAGTAGGACGGGGCAGTCACCGGAGAAGACTGTCATGAGATTATTGCCGCGTGGCGAGACTGCTTTGATTCCGGGCGGTATGAAAGACCGCGACGATTCGAACGGTGTCATGGTCGCGGAGTTCGTAGTAAATGGCGTAAGGGAAGCGCTTGGTATGAACGCGACGCAGATCTCGTAGCACAGCGCGAGGTAGCGTTGGGTGCTCTAAAATGAAATGAAATACCGTGTCGACGGCGGTGACCAACGCTCTGCCCAGGCCTGGTGACTCGGCTTCATACCAATCATGGGCTTCAATCAAGTCACGGTGCGCTGCTGACGTGACCCGAATTCTCATCGTATTCCAGTCGAGTCCCTATCGACCCAGAATGTCGTCACGGACCTCTTCCCAAGAACGTCCTTGGTCGCTGGACTGCGTTTCTGAGCGTTTATTCAACTCGTCGATGTGCCATTGCGGAATTGGCAGCGTGTCCGGATTTGCCGCTATCTCGTCCCAGATCTCCTGAACCAATTCGATTTTCTCCGCAGGAGTCAGTCGGCTTAGTTCGGCGGCGATGGTCGCATTCATGGGGTGAACAGTGAGCGGTTTTTGCGGCGTGGCAACGATGCGATTGGGGGCGGCAATGGGGCCGATGCGGGAAGGGTAGGATCTGGTGGATGGAGCGGCGCGCTCGGCGAGCACGCCCTACCTCGATCCACAAAAAGGCCCGGCGTTTTGGGGGAATTCGGACGGGATTATGTCGCTTTGGTTGATTTGCGGCGGAGTTGGGCACGGCGCTTAACCTAGTTCACTTTTCCCGCTTTAGGGCGGGAACTTAGCCAATTTTCGAATGATGATGTGCTTTCGCCGGACGGGGCTCCGGCAAGCAGGCCTTCCGCACTAAGATCTTCATCCAAGAGGGGCCAATGCACGCCATAACCCTTCGCGATGAGTTGCCACGTATTGCGCTCTTTAACGGTGCCGTGGGCGAGTCGGGGATACCAACTTAGCGGTAGGAGATGGCGGCGACCATCATCAAAGTCCACCTTGAGGCGGGAGGCCGTCACCGCAACTGCCTTGACGCGAATCACTTTAGTGTCCGTCGAAGTAGGCGTGCCATTTTTGGATGAACTCATCTTGGTGCTGAGTGGCTAATTTTTTGAGTTTGGCCAACTCACTGGAGGGAAAGCCCAGGTTGGCGTGGAGTCGAACAGGTTTTAGCCAGAACTTGGCCTCGTAATCATCG is from Synoicihabitans lomoniglobus and encodes:
- a CDS encoding heparinase II/III family protein, producing MGAYDFNFDVPAGERYQPSPERVAAWQRLLPTKNFGFAPPITDRAAWDPWQSDPFGQRVLSEARELVAGGFPAYTDATYLDCLETESVTKINEVLPIVRTRQATLLLAEAIFDQGEFLGEIGADFDRVAQVSSWVHPNNDLERRNLRQETREIDLVTAHHAAHYAAMLHVLGARLPEALQQRMRAELHLRAFEPLRRRLETGHDVYWWVDVTHNWNSVCLACLVQAAAACLPANERAWWFATGEMLVKYFRESFNNDGFCTEGVGYWGYGVSNYIFISEMFRLGTGGLVDLFDEPKMSRVALFPDRSEIEPGLFPTFADCRLGTKPLLWARHWLDNRRGAALETSAELPGTPDAFATMRLGSFSEPTLWMFHTHNPNAPRGTRRPLGLRHWFEDSSLLIARPGATTGRRFSGTFLGGNNGVNHNHNDLGTFTVCLDGRALIVDPGMETYSMRTFSEHRYDSQLLNSYGHPVPRVAGRLQEAGAEWQTRVLETEFTDDVDRVVFDLKRAYDVPTLRRLEREFIYDRTGDGSISIVDTVEFSEPADFESVLITFGEVDIQGNRIVLRDSGSAITADVEITGANLAIDTDTINQPPHPQRLALRCDRPVTHAVVRTHLRPL
- a CDS encoding transposase translates to MARMPRIEYPGAIYHVINRGNYRRDLFDSAGAAESFIQVLEEATTRFGWELGSYVLMRNHFHLALRTPDPNLSRGMQWLQVTFASRFNRFRHETGHLFQGRYKAILLQNEWVWGELSDYIHLNPVRARIVDPDQMHSFRWSSLNRLRKGPRFKGLNPLPWLQSKGLEDTPEGWAALISALRARAGEAGGENHDAEVDASWSKGWAIGDDAWLAEMAQLQVSNLKDSANSEYTMGRKAEEIRWDRRLRELCRENGETRDLTAGYERWKIDAALKMRRELGTPVVWLAKRLRVGSAGSLRVYLHRRGRSVNK
- the ligA gene encoding NAD-dependent DNA ligase LigA — its product is MLGWVLGAGAVDDSERIDALRAEIAHHDDLYFRQAAPEITDYEYDLLKIELRRLERAAGLLVDESPIGDDSSGNSTDRVMHEHPMLSLDKAYSADEVGEFMDRVQEAAGGESVRFAVEPKFDGVAVSVTLHRGNLMRAATRGDGESGEDVTAQVNAIRGLRYEFGWDVDEVPIETIELRGEVYLTDAAFAALNRERVANGEAVFRHPRSVAAGAIKLEDLAAVASRTLSIVFHGWGEVSPAESEPTSVMAFQQWLEARGLPSVRDARFAETRSSVEMESVVHAVRTLAEGYPTDGVVIKVDDVALQRKLGLAATAPRWALARKFAPPRAETTLTAVVWQVGRTGALTPVAEFRPVSLSGTVIARASLHNVAEVRRRDLRIGDVVWVEKAGEIIPTIGGVERDRRGPDSRPLRLPSRCPSCDQPVQGVDELRCENFDCEAQVVQRIEHFASRNALNIRGLGPGTVAKLVDAGLVRSPADLYALTVESLESVSGIGAATAAKLWRAIEASRAAPLERVLVGLGLPGVGPAAAQRLAERLASLDQLADVATNEGLENELGAAGAEALGIALRRPEWRALIRAMAANGVGAGSLRAAAR
- a CDS encoding PaaI family thioesterase — its product is MAESLPNADDRFADAPISRLIGFQVAPERAGVTEVALEAEAKHANPMGRVHGGVIAALADAAMGTAYGRQLRPEEDFSTIELKVNFMRPVRLGRIVATARVVQRGLRIGFLDCEIHSAGGKLVATATCTCMTIAEV
- a CDS encoding DEAD/DEAH box helicase translates to MPFTALGLSTHLIRALSQRSYVAPTPVQTEAIPAILRGADVWAQAQTGSGKTAAFALPLLQHGAEISRSSRRNTPVLVLVPTRELAAQVAQAFSDYGQYLTRPPKVITAAGGVSINPQMMALGGGADVVVATPGRLLDLVDHNAVHLDAVETLVLDEADQLFALGFADELGRILALLPAKRQNLLFSATFPDEVTDLATALLTDPVRITIASTPVTTPAITERAIEVDAPRRTQLLRQLLETHDGWTRVLVFVATKYSTGHVAEKLRRLGIEAGSLHGELSQGARTQTLADFAAGKIPVLIATDLAARGIDFTQLSVVINYDLPRSAIIYTHRIGRTGRAGATGEAISFVSAATFELFQLIEKRLKRLIPREQIPGFEPAEVAPPEAPRTGGVKGKRKSKKDKLREAAGLPPGTPLNSPGAAAATPASSSAPRPKPASTPRPTKPKSRPSRPPREDSGGRESTQLESSENAFRWHRAPPGRRRL
- a CDS encoding addiction module protein codes for the protein MNATIAAELSRLTPAEKIELVQEIWDEIAANPDTLPIPQWHIDELNKRSETQSSDQGRSWEEVRDDILGR
- a CDS encoding AAA family ATPase: MANHITLIEFRRYKAFRHYSVRIADFSVLVGPNNAGKSTVLGAFRLLSEALKKAYSRKPEWVPNGDSGEFGYRIDLEGMPVSTENVFYNYDDSEPASIIFKIDNGNSLRLVFPERGICSLIPEAKRAIRSVANFKREFDLSIVIVPILGPVEHNELLYQKEAARLALRSPFGSRNFRNIWYHYPENFEEFRSLLVTTWPGMDIQRPERNDSGQKPMLHMFCPEDRYPREIFWAGFGFQVWCQMLTHLVQAQEGAHLIIDEPDIYLHSDLQRQLVNILRDRNCRVILATHSTEIISEVDPRNILNINKYRKAARAVRNVKEIQEIFSVLGSNANPTLTQIAKCRRVLYVEGKDFTIIAGIARVLRFAKIANRSDFAVVPVHGFNPPKVRDFSEGVEATLGMRLEKAVLFDRDYRCSAEVRKIENALKKVASLVSILQRKEIENYLLIPELLLLVVNAERRRYNLSPLVEYQVLEVVGDSLEEIRIETQVQYQKSYRDYCRAECPGKDSSTCDLESTREFEQNWKEFDGRVKVVSGKEAISRINGRLQENYSVHISVASLLAGLKRNMIPDDMIQFIRELNDFRQKGSEVQLLD
- a CDS encoding DUF2442 domain-containing protein — its product is MSSSKNGTPTSTDTKVIRVKAVAVTASRLKVDFDDGRRHLLPLSWYPRLAHGTVKERNTWQLIAKGYGVHWPLLDEDLSAEGLLAGAPSGESTSSFENWLSSRPKAGKVN
- a CDS encoding ribonuclease HI; amino-acid sequence: MSAVPSPSDSCPHCALLTDGSVHPATGLGFGGYLCGRSADLSIASDSTAVCLRRFKATTAARLELQTLIWALREIPICAGELVVYTDSQTIVGLPSRRGRLERAEYRSRRGTLLKQHDLYREFYDLCDTRPFTIKKIPGHQPTTAKTGLASAFSLVDRATRRALRQAIPTDTDTKNNGA
- a CDS encoding type II toxin-antitoxin system RelE/ParE family toxin; this translates as MRIRVTSAAHRDLIEAHDWYEAESPGLGRALVTAVDTVFHFILEHPTLPRAVLRDLRRVHTKRFPYAIYYELRDHDTVRIVAVFHTARNQSSLATRQ